From the Erythrolamprus reginae isolate rEryReg1 chromosome Z, rEryReg1.hap1, whole genome shotgun sequence genome, one window contains:
- the LOC139153924 gene encoding olfactory receptor 11L1-like, with protein sequence MWTNQTEITEFILLGFGEFYHMQIFLFLFFLVIYIMTMAANIIAILLIVNDQRLHTPMYLFLGNLSCLEIFYSSTILPRILASLLTGDKKISVSGCITQLYFFAFLVSAECYLLSVMSFDRYLAVCKPLQYTTIMNVRVCVQLVLASWLNSMIFTSIFLGMVIKIQFCGPHEIDHFYCDSLPLVKLSCNHINLVKNVTIIVSFIFTFPPFVLTLTSYAYIIITILKIPTTTGRRKTFGTCSSHLLVVSIFYGALIVVYLIPKTETINLNKLASLLYTVLPPIANPLIYSLRNKDVKESMKKLVANILKIHL encoded by the coding sequence ATGTGGACAAATCAGACAGAAATCACAGAATTTATTCTTCTTGGATTTGGAGAATTTTATCACATGCAGatctttctgtttttattttttctggtaATATATATTATGACGATGGCTGCCAATATTATTGCTATTCTTCTTATTGTGAATGATCAACGTTTACATACccctatgtatttatttttgggAAATTTGTCCTGCTTGGAGATTTTCTACAGCTCAACCATCCTGCCCAGAATTCTAGCTAGTCTTCTGACCGGGGACAAGAAAATATCTGTTTCTGGTTGTATTACTCAGCTATATTTCTTTGCATTTCTAGTTAGTGCAGAGTGCTACCTCCTCTCTGTGATGTCATTTGACAGATATTTAGCAGTCTGCAAGCCTCTCCAATATACAACAATTATGAATGTGAGAGTTTGTGTTCAATTAGTTCTTGCCTCTTGGTTGAATAGCATGATATTTACCTCTATATTTTTAGGTATGGTCATAAAAATACAATTCTGTGGTCCACATGAAATTGATCACTTCTATTGTGATTCCCTCCCATTGGTAAAACTTTCTTGCAATCACATCAACCTTGTGAAAAATGTCACAATAATAGTTTCATTCATCTTTACTTTTCCTCCTTTTGTGTTGACACTGACATCTTATGCGTATATTATTATTACCATCCTGAAAATTCCAACCACCACTGGGAGACGAAAGACTTTTGGTACCTGTTCTTCTCATCTGCTTGTTGTCTCTATTTTCTATGGAGCATTAATAGTTGTATATCTAATACCAAAAACTGAAACCATAAACCTAAATAAACTAGCTTCACTCCTTTACACAGTTCTTCCACCCATAgctaaccccctcatatatagcCTGAGAAACAAAGATGTCAAAGAATCCATGAAAAAGTTGGTAGCAAATATTCTGAAAATCCATTTGTAA